The genomic segment GTTGCCAcgtacgcatttcaaattaccatttcgcgtaaacaaacaattactgaaatatctgtgttactttacgcaatcattaatcacaggctAATACACCGTTCAACaatcttggtttctattatatactcttgtacTACTAATTTGTATGAAAAATGCAAAATGTCTTATTCTTCTGGTAGGGTTTGGCCATTTCCAAGAGCAATTACAAACTCAGGTGATTATTCTATTAAAGTACTTTACTGAAATGTAcatgacttttctattagagtatgttgttGTTGAAAAGGCTGGAAAGAAAACCCCTACAAGCAGCTCTGACACCTTGCATCTCTGTCTAGCTAGTTGCAGGTGGCAACAAAAACCATGGTTTTTACTGGCTGGCCATTGAACACAATCAAAAAGACTTGGTGCCCACACCAAAATATTGGATCATGTGAAAAATAGCTGTATGTTTGAAGGACATCAGGTCTAGTTTATTTTGAAAAAAATTCTTCAAAATATCCAATGACAAAATCCACACACCCCATTAACTCTGACTTTAATGTACTCACTTGGATAGAGATTGTTGTAGACGTGTAATTTCAGTCCGAGCTTCTTGTAGCTCAGACTCCATTTTATTAAGTGATCGTTCAAGGTGGCTGGCTGTGGTGCTAGCCTTAGTACATTGTTGTTCTGTATCCATCAGTTTCACCTTCAACTCATGTGCCTCCCTTCTTATCATCTCCTTCTCCTACAAAATGAAACATATAAAAGCTACAAAACATGTGTTAGATGCAGTTGTCAATTTAATGTGTGCAATAATTACTTAATATAGTTCTAGTCCCATTAGCTAAATACATCTGCAGAATTTGTATAATATTTGTCATACAGGAATTCATTTCCTTCAAACCACAAACGAGCAGTTACTTTCGGAAGTCTACTTGTTGGGTTGGAAACATCAAGCATACTGACATAGGAATAGTAGTGGGTGGACAAATGGCAAAGAAGAGCAAAGCTGAGTAATAAAGTGTCAAGGCTTCAATGTTGCTAGTATCTAGGATGAGACAAAAACATCAGTCATCTAGTGAACCAGATAGAGAGATTCGAATTGCTTATCCTAGGTGGGCAAGACCATCCCACAACATGATCTTCTAATTGCAAAAGCAGATGCCAAAAGTTTGAAATCACTGGGGCAAACAGTTTATGAGGAAGTGTAAATACAGTCGCATAATTATGGTATTGTGAGATCACTCACATCATTGCTATTGTCCAGTTGTCGCTGCATTTCAGCTACTTGTCTCTTGAGACTGTCTCGCTTACTCTCCAACTGTTTTATCTTCAGTTGTGCCTCATCATTTCCTTCTTCCAACCTTGCCACTAACCCATTAGCTCCACTGAGTTGTTCCTTTAAAGCATCAATCTGTAGCTGAGCTTCTCTTCTGTATGAAGAAATAAAACACACCAACAGCTATGCTACAGTGTTGCTTAACAACTATCGACATGCATTGCACTCATATTACAAAAATACAAATTTCTCACTTGACATGGTCTAGTTTCTTCTCTAAAATCTGCAGCTGTAGTTCTGCCTCTCTCAGTTCAGATGACATTCGTTCACCATTCAGCTGAGAAGCCTCTATCTGTGTCCTCTGTTCTTTGATCATTTGACCAGCTTGTTCCTGTTGGTGCCGAGCTTCTTCATTCTTCTTGTCATAGAGTTGCTGAAGCCTCAGTAGTCTCTCCATTAACAGCTCCTTCTCTTCTCCAAGTTTGTTCACCACCAGCTCTCGTTCATGCTCTAATCTTGTTGCTTCATTTTCTTTCTCCTTCGCCAAGGTTGTTACCTCTTCCTGCAGCTTGGACACCACCTCAAAATGTTGTGAGCTCATAGTGGAGACCTCTTCTCGGTGCTTCTCACTCAGTTGAGTCATTATAGCCTCAGCATCTCTCCTCATCTGGTTGATGGTGGATTCAAGCTCACTCTCACGTTGCTTGGCTGCCAACACTACCCCTCTAAGCTGCTCTTCTTTCTGGCTTTGTAGCTGGAACAGTTCCTTTTCTTTGAGTGTAGCAAAATCAGTTTGCTGTTGGGTTATATCCTGTTTCTCTTGCTGCAAGAGGGTGTTGTTTTCCTCAAGAGTGCTCCGGTTCTGTTCAACTTCTGCCAGGCTCTGCTCAAGTTGGGTGATCTTATCCTCTAGCTTCTCTTTCAGAGCAGTGAGGGATGAGAGACGGTCTTCAGCAGCTCGCAAAGTCTCCTGCAGCCGTGCCACCTGTCCTGAAAATGCTACTTTCTCCTGTACCAAGTCACCCTTCTCTTGAGCCAGCTTAGCTATGGAGTTGTTCAGTTTTCCTCGTTGGATTTGCACCTCATTCAGAGTCTCCTTGCTCTTCCCCATAGCCTCAGTCAGACCAGACACCTGCTGCTGCAACTGCTCAGTACTAGCTTGAAATTCTGTAGCAGTGAACTTAGACTCTGATAGCTGTTTATCAAATTCTTCTACTTGTTGTGTAAGTCGTGTATTTGCTGTCTTGAGCTTTTCAATTTCAGCACGTTTTGCTGCAAGATCTTGTCGTGAGGTGGTATTCTCATTGGTGAGGTCTTCCTTCTGTTTAGTCATCTCTTGAAGTGAGGACGTAAACTGTCTCTTTTCCTGCTCTAGCTCTCGGTTAACCTTTCTTGCTTCCTTTAACTGTGCTAAAGCAGATGACTCTCCCTCCCTAGTGTTTCGCAAATCTCTGATCAGGTTTTCCTTCTCCAGTTCAAGAGAAGCAATGGACAACTTCAAGTTGGCCATCTGATGTTCCATGTCCAATCGCAGGCCTTCAGCATGAGCTAGCTTCAACTTCAAATCAGTCAGTTCCTCTCTTGACTGTGACAGCTGCACTTCTAGCCTCTGTGCATTGCCTGACTTTGAGCCAAGCTCCAATTCTGTACTCTCCATCTCCTGGTTGACTTGCTGAAGTTGTGACTGCAAGGTGCGGACATTTTCATCCAGTGACTTGTTGGACACCTCAAGCTTCTTTCTGCCAGCTTGCACACTTTCCAGACGAGCCTCCAACTGTCCAAGCTGCCTCTCACTAGAGCCTTTATCCCTAATATTGGTACATGTGATGTATTtaccacaatacatacatttacaGACTTACATCTTTAGAGATTCTATTTCCTTTTCCAATTCAGCCTTGGTTTTCATTAGCTCAGCATTATTTGACCGGCTACAAGTAGCATACAATATAATACAATGTGGTTGAGTTATAGAGATGACTGACCAGGCCTCCAGCTCGTTCTTTAACATTGTGTTGGTCTGGCTGTGTGCATGTATTTCTTCTTGCAGGTCATTCAACCTGTCGAACTGCTGCTTGGATGCCTCATCTGTTATCTGTTTGTTGTATTTTAGGTCCTGCAAGTAAACAAGCACAATTCATTCACTGAAGCTGAAGGGATCTTAATTCACAAcgaatacacacatgcacgcacgcacacacacacaccacccaCACAAGCATATACCTGTAAAGTCTTCTGCTGTAGCTCAAACTGATTCTTAACTAATTGTACTGTCCATTCTTTCAATTTAACAGCATCTTCCTCCTCTACAAAACTATTAGGCTGTATAGAAGAAAATGAAGCACAAGCACAAAACAGGGACTATTACTTACAGGGCTTGTAAGCCAGGTGGGGCTGATTATGGGTGCTGCTGACTTGGGTAGTGGAACAGAGAGGGGTCCTGAATATTCTGGTAGCTGGCTTTGGCCATCACCTATTGGGGTTGAGGTACCTAGGGGAGCTATGGCGGGCTTGACAGGCTCCACAATGCCTGCAACAGCATCAAGTGCTGCTTTCAAGGTCTCCACATCCTTGGCAAGCTTGGTGGCTTTCTGTTGATACTGATGCAGCTCAGACTGCATTTCTGATTGACTTGCTTCCTGTTAACACAACGGAAGTGGTAACGGCGTATATACTTAACACAGACAAAAAGGTGCACCAAAAACGTCTacgaaaaagaaaaaaaattgcatTGGCCGGGAATCGAACCCGGGCCCCCCGCGTGGCAGGCGAGGATTCTACCACTGAACCACCAATGCTCCTTGAAAGGTTGGGCTACAAATGTGTTATTTATTTGTTCACTAACCAGTAACGCATTCTTAGATTCAATCTCATCCATTAGCACTCCTTTTTCTTCACAAAATGACTTTATTTCAATGGTAGAAACGTTCGCTTGACTGAGTCTCTTCTCATATTCAGTAATAGCCAACTGCATGTTTGTCTTTAGAGACTCCAACTCAATTTTGCAACTGCTAAGCTCTTCTTGAAGCTAGTGACAAAGATAGACATGGCTACACAGGTGTTAATGGTTGCATACTGCTTCTTACAGTCTTGCATTCCTCTTCTTTCTTCTTTAGATTGCTACTGAGCTGATCTTCTACCACTTTAAACGTCTTCTGTTGTTCATCCAGCCTGGTTTGAATTTGTTCTGACATCATAGCTAACTCTTTCTGTAGAGTTTGTACCTCCCTGAAACATGACATCAAACATAATTTGAAAATTAAAAAGTGAAAAGCCAACCTCTGTGTGCTATTTCTCAACTGAGAAAACTGTGAATGGATAGTAGCAGTGGTCCCCATGGCTTCTGACAAACTAGCAGAGTGAACCTGACTCATCTTCATGCTCTCATTCTAGGAGGGAATATACACACCATCACATAGTGAGAAAAGTAATGGCCTGTCATACCAAAAAGTTATCCTTCAGAGACCTCTCTCTTTCATTCAACTCCCTCTGGGTAGCAGAAAGATCTTCAGACAGCTTTCTCACACTTTCTGTCAAACGGTTACCCATCTCTCGAGATTTATCTAGCTCATCTCTCAACTTGGAGTTGCTCATGGCTAATCTGGTCATCCTGTAGGTACACATGTCATGTATATCGTGCATACTTGCTGTGGTGTATGCTCTACCTTTGCCTTTCCTCTTCAGCGTTGTCAAGAGCAGAATTCAACTCATCTCGATGGAGGGACTCTCCTGCTTCCATTGAAGTTTCAACTTCTTTAATGCGTTGCTGTAACTGCTGAACCGTAGCTTTCAACTGcaaaacatacacaaaatgataCAGTACATTTAATCAGCAACTCACATACCTGCTCCTGGGTATGTTCATAAGTAGCCTTTTGTACAGACAGTTGGGATTCCATCTCATGGCATTTTCCCTTGTACTCCAGTATCTTACTATGAAGTTTCTGCATCACTGCTGCCTGCTTTTGTTCTCCATCCTGATAACCTTTCAGCTGTACACCGTGTGCCATCTCCAATGTGTCAATCCTCTCAAGCAATATCTTCTTCTCCTCCATTGCACCCTTTAATTGTGCCTGGAGGCTAGTAAACTTCTTTTCCAACTCCTGTCCACCACTGGTTCCCTTTAAAACAATACTTGCTATATGGTAACATACAGCCAATACTTACAGCTAGCCTCTTTGCAGGAGATAAAGTGACACTGCTTTTCTGGTAATCCACAAGAAGTTGCTTTGTTTTCTCCAACTCTTTCATGAGAACAGAGTTCTCTGTGGACAGAGTGCTGAGATTCTTCTCCCAGTTGTCAACAGAAAGGCCCTCCTCAACAATTTCTCTTATCCTCAGTGGGATGCATGCTGCACTGGCAGAGTCCCTACGCATCACAGCTATGGATTCATCATTCTCAACTCTCTTGCAAGTCTCCTCCAACCTCTAAAGAGAATACAAGTGTTCACTACTTTGCAATGTATGTGAAGTATGCCATTTGCTGACACCAACAGTAATTTACAGTAAAATTTGACAATTTCTCACAATGCAATTCTCTTTCGTTGGCATATTAAAACGAACAAGCTGTAAAAGTTTTTCCATGAAACTTTATTCTCCATCAAACTTCTTCCAATAAAGGTAAACATTTAACAACCTTTGAATTAATTGTTCTACCTACACTCAAAAGTGAGTTGAAAGGCATCGGATGCTATAAATAATTATTCAAACTAGTGAGATAATAAGATAGCTAAATGAGCCAGCTCAAGGAATTTGTGAGTTGTGGGTGCGACTACAATTGCTGCAGCAGGCGCGAGCCATACCCTACAAGTACAAGGGAAAGGGTGGGTTCTTTACCTCGATCATCAGCTCTACGCGCGGGTCCAGTGTAGTGTCCGATGGCGCCGCGTCCGTCTCCATGTCGGCACAGTCAGCGCGAACTCCAGGACCAAAACTAGCAGTAGCTCGCGACTAGCACGAGCACAGCCTGCACTCGCTCTCTACACATAAAGAGAAAGTGACAAAATATAAAGTGGGaaaatcactatggcgattataAATTTTGCAGGTTAGCACTTTTCAAGTGTTGGTAGACTTACTATGCTTATTGACTATTATCTGTACAGTATTAGTGTCAATGAACTATTCGCACTTTCATTAAACACTGTAAAGAGATAATGACACTTACTTATCAGCTCACCCTTCTCCCCAACTCTGATGTTTACGTCCTCCAATTatttatgattgtgggtttgatttTTTAAATGGAAGATTTTAAATTTTGCGCGCAATGAGTAGTACAGAAATTAAGATAGCAGAGGAGACTAAATTGCAAAGAAAACGCTCGCGAAATCAAGAGCAACCAAGCGCCACCACCTCAGATAAGCGAGTGGTAGAGGAGGGTATGTCATGGTGGACTTGCTTAATGTTAGATCTTCCCTACAACTATACCAAACCTCACGCTGTTAAGAAAACTAGCTGTTAGTGCTCAGTAGGTGTATACTTATATTTATTTATAGAGTCTACATAATTGCATTTTATATTTTTATACTGTTTGTTGTACAGgaatattatattttatattgTAGTTGCTTTACGTAGCAACAGTGGTTTTACAGCTGCATCACTATGGCAAAGAATATAGAAGGTGAATTACCAGAGCCACCAACTAAGCCTTTGGATTCAGACTGTTGTGGTAATGGTTGTACCCCATGTGTGTATGACATTTACGATGAAGAGGTGGCACAATGGCAGAAGTTTTGTGAGATGAGCGGTGAAGAAAGAGCCGCTGCATTGAACACTACTAACAAGATTACATCAGTTGCTTCCAATAGCCTCTCACTGACTCACTACACTAGTTTGACTATTACTGATATAAAGAGGATTACAGAGGACACTGTACTGTACAGGTTTGCTCTGCCACCGAACACATCACTCAACATGTGTGTCGGACAACACCTTGTATTACGGTGAGCTATTAATGGGTCCCATATTTCAATGTTACTACATCAACAGTGCAAGGAACCATGATGGTACCATGGTATCTAGGCAGTACACACCTATCAGCAAACTAGACCAGGTGAACTATTTTGAAGTCATAATAAAGGTGAAATATAGTGTACTGTACTGGCCTTGTGTGTGTACCTGCTGTATTGTAGCTGTACCCCAGTGGTGCTATGTCACAGCATATCAGTCAGTGGAATGTGGGCAGCCGTGCTGAATGGAAaggaccttttggtagtttTTTGTACCAACCAAATAAGGTAGTGAAACCTCTTGAATGGTACACAGAGTCCACAGTGCAAATATGCTTATATGTGTAATGATAATTTACAAAATATCTACATGTGctcagtggtggaggaagtagttaatatgaggggggctgaccGGAGTATAGTGTCTCTGGCAGCAGGAGGTCTGGAGGGcacagccccccagaagctgtagtcATTAATTTTTAACTTTCACAAtctctcaaagttcaccaaaattacTTTATAGCAATTTTGTAGGTCTAAAATaccaacttttagtcaaaactatttaaaacaggctatttgccagtttaaaaattttttggcaaagcttttagctgttggctacagggttaatgaacatatagaatttataagcagtacaaaacagcctataAGCCACCTGGAGACACTTGATATGGTGGTAAGAGGTATCTGGTTCAATTCCTGCTGTAGGCAACTCTTTTTCGTTTTATTGTGTTTTTATGAAtgccttgactgctctattagggtatttgagcgttctattagagtatatcaacctTTATCATGACTTTtggccccactccaagaaggataatttcggcgtgatatcattctgctCAGCCTCTTTCCTCCACCTATGCATGTGCTTACAATCATATCTCTGGTTCTAGCTGATGTCCAGCTCTGCAGTAGAGCCAGAGAATGGTTAACCGGTATTTACTAAGTCCACAGTTTTTATCTCAAAAAATAATATATACTGAACTGTTTTTTTGTAACTAATACACAATTACTATTTTTATGCAACCACATGTACTTGGTACAAATTAAAAAGATAGCATCCACCTATCAAACTGTAGAGTGGGACAGGCACTGCCAGCTACCTATCTTTACCTTGTATATGAAGGTGGAATCTACACAAGGGAATATGTATACTGAACCAGCCATGCCTGAGACAGCTAAAAAGCAATACTGAACCTAAGTTAGGTTCAGTAATGCTTTTACCCAACCATATAGTTATCGACTTTCACAGTCTAAGCAAGttttttggtgagttcaaggTACCACTGTCCAATCCTAGCTCCCTTGAACTCACCCATATCTTGCCCTCATACAAAATACGGATTCAGAGCAACAATGTACCCGAGATGTATTCATTCACCCATACAAACCTATTTTTAGTGACAAAGTATATTGTATCATTTCCCGCCCCTCTTCAGTTTGAGAGGATTGCCATGTTGGCTTGTGGTACTGGAATTGCTCCAATGGTGCAGGTGATCAGGTGAGCCCCACCCACTTTCATGTAAATATCACCTACAACATGCTCCACCTTCTAGACAAGTTGTAGAGAATGAAAATGATGACACCAGGATTCATCTTGTTTATGGATGTCGAACACAACATGACATATTAATGAAAGACTTTCTTGATGAATGCAGACAATATTGGAACTTTTCAGTACTGTATGCATTGAGCAATACTAGCCCTCAGGAAGTACTGGCAGACAAAGGAACACTCAAATATCAAGACAATGTACACTACGGACGCATCACCTTTGATCTGGTAACATCTGAAATGCCACCACCATCATTGGCAGCAAGTAATTTTGTTCTCATTTGCGGAACTAAATCTTTTGATAAAGACATGATTAACTGCGTGCTAAAATTGGGGTATGCCAAATGCCATTATTTCAAGTTTTAGAATTATAATTGGATCAGCTGCCATACATTACTTCATGGAGTAATTGCATAGTTCAACATAATGTAAGGGATTGGTACTGCATGGGTGAATATTTGTTAGTTATAATTCTCtttttaattttaaatcagTTTTAAACACAGCAAATATATGTTTAGCCATAGCTTACTGCATACTACACAGTCTAAGAAAAAGCTGTTACAAAACTTATAGAAATGCTTTATACTTAACTCAGTGTTTAATAGCAATTGTGCAGATGTTATTGAAGTACTACCAGCCTGCTGTTACTTTTGTCAGTTATCACTGTCTGTCCATCATCCATCACCACAACTCCACAAAGATCACTGAATCTTCTTCCTCGTCTGCTTTCAATGGCATGTACAAAGGTTCCATCCTCCTTTAGAACCACAACACAGTTAGTGTCCTTGCAAATAACTAATAGGTGCCCATCTGGTGTGTAGTGTATTCTAAATGGACTTTTTAATCTGAATACAACACCAGGAAATGTATCGAAAATTCTAAGGAATTTCCCTTTTGGAGTGAACACCTGGACCCTGTCATTGCAATGATCTGAAATGAACAACTGATCTTCACTATTGTTCAGTGCCAGGTCTTGTGGACAGTTAAAGGAACCTGGCTCTGTACCATGTTGTCCAAAGCTATACGCAAAGCTATCGTATTGAAACACCTTAATGCTATGTTTATCACTGTCACATACAAACAACTCATCTGACTGAGACACAACTAAACTGAATGGAGATTTCATGTTGTCACCAGAGGTACCTTCACCACCAAGTTGAGAAATAAATTCTCCACTGAGCTTGAACTTTTGGATGCAGTGTAAAACACAGTCAACAGCATACAAGTATCCATTCCTGTCTACAGCTATTCCAGTGACGCACCGAAATTTTCCATTTCCATCACCTGTTTCACCAATGACATGAGAGTActggaactgtttatcaaacaCAACTAACTGTTTAGTGGAGTGGTCATAAACAATGACTTCGTTGTTGGGTCCTTTGACCAAAAGATTAGGTTCTGATAATTGTACAGTCATATTAGACGGTCCATATTTGTCTATGATCTTTGCTGGCTGCCCAAAATGGGTGTAGTTGCGGACAGTCATCAACGCCTTGATTTCTTCGTAGTTCACCAAGTGTTCTTTCCAGTAAACTTGCAATGAGTGATTTTCTCTTGCTTTAGGATTATACCAAATGTGGTACTCTCCATTTGACCGCTCAGTAATCACTGGATCCTGTAGAAAATCCTCATCCTTATCATTACAATAAATTTCTAGATCATTTGATTGGTCAGTAACAGGGAAGCCAAACCTGTCTCTCAgtataacagtcacttttatTTGGTCGGTGGTATCAACTTTTGCTGGCTGTAAAGACAAAAGATTACCAAATGAAGAGCTTCTTACAGCTGATTTAACGATGTGTGCATATTGAGAAAAGATACAATTTTGTAAGCATGGAACATCAAACATTTCAGAACCTAAATTGTTGATGAACTCTACTGGTTCGGGGCACCTGACTACGATGTCTACTGCCTTAAACTCTGGATCAAAGCTAGTACTGTCTACTTCCCTTTTCAGTCTTACAACCCTTTTCTTAACCCAGTCACTGTAGGTGAGCAGTAGTCTTGTTCTGTCCATTTCCAATATCTTTGTACGGAACTCATCACAAGTTGCCAAATCATTTTGCAAAAATTTCACCTCGTCTTTTTGTGCAGCATTCCTCTTTTTAAATGACTCCTTGATGGCGTTGGCTTTATCTATTGCCTCCTCTTCTTGTTGTTTCAACAGTTTGTGAACTTCATCATAAGTAGCACGTATTTTCTCTATGTTTGCTTCACCTTCCACCTCAATCTGTTTTTCAGTGTTTTCCAGTTCCTTCACTGCCCTTCTCACTCGTTCCAACATCTCTTCCAGTGGGGCAGTAATGTGTTTCACCTCCTCTCTTTCTTCATCTGCTACTTCTGTGAGTTTGTCTTCGTATTCATGAACCTTATGATCCTTTGCAGTACAATAATGGCATATTAGACATCTACAAGTCTTACAGTAAAAGTCTAGCGCTTTACTATGATGCTTACACAATTCTAGCTCTTTCAATTGTAAAGCGGCCGAAGACAAGACAGGCTTGGGGTTTCGCACAAATTCTTCTATTGCAATGCACTTGTGCTCCGCAAACTCACCCCACTGGCTGTGGGCATCAAGACACTTTTCACACAAACATTTCTCACATTGCACGCACCAAAAGGAAGCAGATGCGACATCAGTGTCGACCTCCGTACCGGCCTTGATAGGCTTCGTGGTCAGACTGTTGCGCCAACGTATATGGCAGTTATCACATTCCGAGGCCATTTTATCCTTTTTCTTTTTCTGCAGAATTTCAATCAAACGCTTAATCGTAAAATTCGTCGGAATAGATGCAATTTCATCTCTAGGAAGCGGTGCCCTACATAACGGACAAGAAACATCAACTGCCATTTTCTTGTTAGATTCTATGCTCCCCTCTAAACAGCATTTACAAAACGTGTGCAGACATGGAATTGTCTTTGGATCATTGAACAAGTTTCCACAGATAGAGCAAGTAATTTCTTCCTCGATCTGCTGTAATTCTTCAGACTGTTCGAGGGAGGACGTCCGAGTCAATGTTTCCCGACCCGCATCGTCTGCCATGTTCACGCTGCAAGTTGAAAACTGAAAGGCGTGGCTGTATACCGCAAATCATACAAAAGTTCTCTATTTAAACGTACAAAGCTCTATATTTGAACGTACAAAACTGAGTTCTCTATTTAAacgtgtagctagctatatagctatctaTAATCAGTGATATTTTATTATACCAAACaagaaggcatacacaaaaggcaaagcctacagaaggtgtccgcctacaaaaacaaacatacatagctacataaagCTACCTACTACAAACTAAACAATACACAACAAAATACAAAACAGAACAAAAAAGTGATATGGAAGTTAAttgacacataagtaattataaaggtgatgcCGGAAAGACTTTTAATTACTATTCAAggttatgtagctatagtgttcCAGAGGAAAGCTGTGTTGACAAAAAATGAATATCTCCGAGAGAGCCGGTTAATGGTGGAACTAgtgacttctggtagatgctatTGAATTAAATGAACAGTGACTATTAAATGCGATAGATGTTTGCTGCATGGTGGTATATGTCATTGAGGAAACTGACTGAAAAGAAACTTCGTCTTGACTGGAgagaaggaaggtgaagttgggaGCAACAATCATTTGAGAAAATGGTCCAAGAGCCGGTAGATGGACACCAGCAACTCCCACAGATCCATCGAGCTGCCCGTTTTTGCAGGGACTCTAGTAGTTGGACATCTCCCAAGTTATGGGAATTCCATACGACTGCAGCATACTCTAGCGTTGGCCGAATGATAGCTTTGTGTGCAGCACACTTAGCTCAATTAGCTGCACGGTTGCAACCAAACAATGATCTACGTAAATAGTTCAAAGATTTGGTGCCCTTGCTTACAACAAACTTGCAATGCTTAGACCAATTTAACTTGGAATCTACCATGAATCTACCTCTCTGTTTTCTTTTTAGTTAGAAAAAATCTACCTAGAGAGCTTAACGTAAGCAACGTTCATGTGGTACAGAATCAAAACTGCCTTCGCAAAATCAAGCAGTAGACAAAGTACAGTGCTTTTAGCTCTAAACATTGAGACCAATCATCAACAGCCTTAGCCAGAAGAGTTACAGTAGATCTTTTATTTCTGAGTAGGTCTAAGCAGATGGTGACACTCCAGCAGAAACTAAGTGTCGGTACAAAA from the Dysidea avara chromosome 13, odDysAvar1.4, whole genome shotgun sequence genome contains:
- the LOC136242512 gene encoding tripartite motif-containing protein 2-like, which produces MADDAGRETLTRTSSLEQSEELQQIEEEITCSICGNLFNDPKTIPCLHTFCKCCLEGSIESNKKMAVDVSCPLCRAPLPRDEIASIPTNFTIKRLIEILQKKKKDKMASECDNCHIRWRNSLTTKPIKAGTEVDTDVASASFWCVQCEKCLCEKCLDAHSQWGEFAEHKCIAIEEFVRNPKPVLSSAALQLKELELCKHHSKALDFYCKTCRCLICHYCTAKDHKVHEYEDKLTEVADEEREEVKHITAPLEEMLERVRRAVKELENTEKQIEVEGEANIEKIRATYDEVHKLLKQQEEEAIDKANAIKESFKKRNAAQKDEVKFLQNDLATCDEFRTKILEMDRTRLLLTYSDWVKKRVVRLKREVDSTSFDPEFKAVDIVVRCPEPVEFINNLGSEMFDVPCLQNCIFSQYAHIVKSAVRSSSFGNLLSLQPAKVDTTDQIKVTVILRDRFGFPVTDQSNDLEIYCNDKDEDFLQDPVITERSNGEYHIWYNPKARENHSLQVYWKEHLVNYEEIKALMTVRNYTHFGQPAKIIDKYGPSNMTVQLSEPNLLVKGPNNEVIVYDHSTKQLVVFDKQFQYSHVIGETGDGNGKFRCVTGIAVDRNGYLYAVDCVLHCIQKFKLSGEFISQLGGEGTSGDNMKSPFSLVVSQSDELFVCDSDKHSIKVFQYDSFAYSFGQHGTEPGSFNCPQDLALNNSEDQLFISDHCNDRVQVFTPKGKFLRIFDTFPGVVFRLKSPFRIHYTPDGHLLVICKDTNCVVVLKEDGTFVHAIESRRGRRFSDLCGVVVMDDGQTVITDKSNSRLVVLQ